From Pelotomaculum schinkii, the proteins below share one genomic window:
- the spoIIIAC gene encoding stage III sporulation protein AC: MGSSIDLIFKIAGVGILVSVLNTILKHAGKEEQGQIVTLAGLAIVFIWVIQLLANLFDQVKSVFRLF, from the coding sequence ATGGGCAGCAGTATTGATTTGATTTTTAAAATAGCCGGAGTGGGCATTCTGGTTTCCGTTTTAAACACCATACTCAAGCATGCAGGTAAGGAAGAGCAAGGCCAGATCGTTACCCTGGCCGGGCTGGCTATTGTCTTCATTTGGGTGATACAGCTTCTTGCCAATTTATTTGACCAGGTGAAATCGGTGTTCAGGCTCTTTTAA
- the spoIIIAD gene encoding stage III sporulation protein AD, whose product MDVLQIVALGLTATVLIVVVKSQRPDLAVLLSVAAGAIIFLLVLGKIGSIIEVVKELSERAGISMVYLGTILKIVGIAYIAEFGSQICRDAGEGAVASKIEFAAKVLIMVLAVPIVVAVLQSLLKLLW is encoded by the coding sequence ATGGATGTGCTTCAGATTGTGGCTCTGGGTTTGACGGCCACCGTGCTCATTGTTGTAGTTAAAAGCCAGCGGCCGGATTTGGCGGTACTGTTGAGTGTCGCTGCGGGCGCGATCATTTTTCTCCTGGTACTGGGAAAAATCGGCTCGATCATTGAGGTCGTCAAGGAATTGTCGGAACGCGCCGGCATCAGCATGGTTTACCTGGGTACCATCCTGAAAATAGTCGGGATTGCCTACATTGCTGAATTCGGTTCGCAAATCTGCCGCGATGCAGGTGAAGGGGCGGTGGCCTCCAAGATTGAATTTGCCGCCAAGGTTCTGATTATGGTGCTGGCAGTCCCGATTGTGGTGGCCGTTCTACAATCACTGCTAAAACTCCTATGGTGA
- the spoIIIAE gene encoding stage III sporulation protein AE: MTKTYLALAVFLLMFFPASALASQVNPADSNQQESPLDLFSVQQYIDQLDKEVKGSVPELNFGEMVTKLAKGEIHWKPAEILANLLRQLFKEVVANLDLLGKLVMLAVICAVLQNLMSSFEKSSAAQLANSVSYLVLITIAIGSFSLAVNAGREVVNTMVIFMQALTPVLLTLLVAVGGIASAAVFSPVILVTLDIFGTLIKNVILPLLFFVAVLGLVGNLSDRLKVSSLADLLKSIAMGLTGVFSTIFLGVLAIQGVAGAVGDSVTFRTAKYSVDAFVPVVGGMLSDALEAVVSSSLLIKNAVGIAGVAVILTMLVVPLLKIVTLAFIYKLAGALIQPINDGQMVDCLNGLGNNLFLVFAAVATVGLLFFFTITIVVGVGNITVMLR, encoded by the coding sequence GTGACCAAAACATATCTTGCACTGGCAGTTTTTTTGCTTATGTTTTTCCCGGCCTCAGCCCTGGCAAGCCAGGTCAATCCAGCTGACTCAAATCAGCAGGAATCACCCCTGGACCTTTTCTCCGTGCAGCAGTATATTGACCAGTTGGACAAGGAGGTCAAGGGCTCCGTTCCCGAGTTGAATTTCGGGGAAATGGTCACCAAGCTGGCTAAGGGGGAGATCCATTGGAAGCCGGCAGAAATCCTGGCAAATTTGCTCCGACAGCTTTTTAAAGAAGTGGTCGCCAACCTCGATCTGCTTGGGAAACTGGTGATGCTGGCGGTTATCTGCGCCGTACTGCAGAATTTGATGTCTTCTTTCGAAAAAAGCAGCGCCGCGCAGTTGGCCAACTCCGTATCTTACCTGGTGCTGATAACCATCGCCATAGGGTCATTTTCACTGGCGGTCAACGCAGGCAGGGAAGTGGTTAACACGATGGTTATTTTTATGCAGGCCTTGACCCCGGTTTTACTGACCTTGCTGGTAGCAGTGGGAGGGATAGCCTCAGCAGCTGTCTTCAGTCCGGTAATCCTGGTCACGCTGGATATATTTGGAACATTGATCAAAAACGTGATCCTGCCGCTGCTCTTTTTCGTGGCCGTATTGGGCTTGGTCGGCAACCTGTCGGACCGCTTAAAAGTTTCCAGCCTGGCCGACCTGCTAAAAAGTATTGCCATGGGTTTAACCGGGGTTTTCTCAACTATTTTTCTCGGTGTGCTGGCCATTCAGGGTGTGGCCGGTGCGGTGGGGGACTCGGTTACCTTCAGGACTGCCAAATACAGCGTTGACGCCTTTGTTCCTGTGGTGGGCGGGATGCTCTCCGATGCCCTGGAGGCGGTGGTCAGTTCTTCTTTATTGATAAAAAACGCGGTGGGGATAGCCGGTGTGGCGGTGATATTGACGATGCTGGTGGTTCCTCTTTTGAAGATCGTCACGTTGGCTTTTATCTACAAGCTGGCCGGCGCGCTCATTCAGCCCATTAACGATGGTCAAATGGTGGACTGTTTGAATGGACTGGGCAACAACCTCTTTCTGGTTTTTGCCGCGGTGGCCACGGTGGGCCTC